One segment of Gopherus flavomarginatus isolate rGopFla2 chromosome 8, rGopFla2.mat.asm, whole genome shotgun sequence DNA contains the following:
- the NEXMIF gene encoding neurite extension and migration factor, which yields MDDQQDKDCASEDHETILINGVKENESHDPDSDEKPCTAADAAVTFSALTIAQKENQVCHRVLPPLTSKKPCLLSPPSPLRLTDVPEHTSDDSSAHAISLTSCVTKGMSSWSLPGDCEKAPFTIMEPGGMSALTGDCLMQPSRTCLGCFIESKDGIDAEPGISLKVGDINRDYDTCSVSDIGIHCMSTGETMRYGDQLLSDQLLSFPMHKSRAADKRDAEKSDSDSEDPTQKNYYEGLLSDKCNGEEPLLTNPNQEWGYFESFISESKIELLDLCSKNELSVNLFSEEDVDNYMFDDDDSTLGSDVCSLKIRYESFQDNVREKTNALQEDAQFNFFPSVFGNCTKRDSKSILKRGAGGGADPSQFKSEEGIIWGEEEEDGEEEVGEEGEKAALNKTCNSTEVVQYIGSKRSHFLDSVNSTEDSGEFSDDSTCTESSDDVLHDIKDCSKYLSREHSNSFIQQNYGLRAKRKVRYSDDYLYDVDSIESEKVLDKKEWLPDGPKEEDDDEWCPKKRRKVSRKEPPVIIKYIIINRFKGEKHMLVKLSKVDANETTVTLSEELLSKYEKLAPLKGFWQERQQSRMDYLRSSLFHKQNFYLNGSDVSFLPHPRKRKCKLANRHRIQRIKTIEQSVNKLGSCSSDQKQPCSSKEDAGLKGMQTLAIATPSCANGLHLNDISGIASVKYKSQEREYKGTERKVLRRIKFKSEARLKCKKIKAATNTGEFSPALENQDTAASLKDENIPCASDSSHISESHEDKVAKNSTFLPATCSPDKPLPPANITTNVPLIPGGYLQTLLDASDLSSNTGISYFTQHPAEQQHSLPSIVQAEKQFSALQTAQSCVLSPPSESELQQSPGHLEIERSNFNSMWPANKAASSNHQEFASDMREASALSNEFGGSAGADNLPASGYSQVNLNSSKLLYQKKYVPDNQQVQSDDSYQSCHFNNGEGRFHFQRGTLSTDDGRLISFDSVGSLSVSSSNYSSLSLKSCEKDGEDDINDDFLAHCSPKLVIQQSIDEITPLKESTDLLDISNFTPDKFRQSSLSEMSPPDTPSLSPQITVSDTKSLGNLKGFQETTQTVLSNTDKVKWNCGVLQTQDQADNGFTLNNHQFQFHMFNDEDSVSLLEKSPCLSTFNEPSGQISTNSKVSKSKRKSASSKNVGTNQSSPQKNTRKKSPKTNKGTDKPQNKNSRQTPKSTRKGKNAAGVNGEKAQAVGSRTVNQLNNTASTTKALAECIQHRSPTSVKIGKHNGLSGEWSLRKDNSTGWSETSIANTNNLLDDDQREFEEPSNILSNIASGMADVQRFMMASIEPLWGPVGHNSVPDIFRSPESNSLKLKTLKILAGTSQESKKKGNGNSPGTAKNHKSSNKGSSKNNGKATTCDPSHPNCSTGYNIDIHSPFFDKSYSNLSTLGNNGPTHKKLYRHKSSSKSLRDENCKVKRTDREQTHKDPSVTASFEKLRESDYILLKAETTFLVLPVFEEETPFSRKTFDVWFFWFLFVSFKICLVVC from the exons ATGGATGACCAACAAGATAAGGATTGTGCCTCAGAAGACCATGAAACTATCCTGATTAATGGGGTGAAAGAAAATG AATCACATGACCCAGACAGTGATGAGAAGCCTTGCACTGCTGCAGATGCTGCGGTTACATTTTCAGCCTTGACAATAGCTCAGAAGGAAAATCAAGTGTGTCACCGAGTGCTGCCTCCTCTGACTTCAAAGAAGCCCTGTTTGTTGagccctccttctcctctgagACTCACTGATGTACCTGAGCACACTTCAGATGACTCATCCGCACATGCTATTTCTCTTACATCTTGTGTTACAAAAGGCATGAGCTCCTGGTCTCTGCCAGGCGATTGTGAGAAGGCTCCATTCACAATTATGGAGCCCGGAGGCATGTCAGCTCTGACTGGTGACTGCTTGATGCAGCCAAGCCGGACCTGTCTAGGCTGCTTTATTGAATCAAAGGACGGCATTGATGCAGAGCCGGGAATAAGCTTGAAAGTGGGTGATATAAATAGGGATTATGACACCTGTTCAGTCTCTGATATAGGGATTCACTGCATGAGCACAGGAGAAACCATGAGATATGGGGATCAACTGCTTTCAGACCAGCTTTTAAGCTTCCCTATGCATAAATCGAGGGCAGCAGACAAAAGAGATGCAGAGAAATCTGACAGTGATTCAGAGGACCCCACTCAGAAAAATTATTACGAGGGATTACTATCAGACAAATGCAATGGTGAGGAACCTTTGCTAACAAATCCCAACCAGGAGTGGGGCTATTTCGAATCTTTCATTAGTGAAAGTAAAATAGAGCTGCTTGACCTTTGCTCCAAAAATGAGCTTTCTGTAAACCTGTTTTCTGAGGAAGACGTGGATAATTACAtgtttgatgatgatgattcaaCCTTGGGAAGTGATGTCTGCTCCTTAAAGATTAGATATGAATCTTTCCAAGACAACGTGAGGGAGAAGACCAATGCCCTGCAAGAGGATGCCCAGTTCAACTTCTTTCCCAGCGTGTTTGGCAACTGCACTAAAAGGGACAGCAAGAGCATCCTGAAGAggggggctggtggtggtgctgacCCTTCCCAATTCAAATCTGAAGAGGGCATcatttggggggaggaagaggaggatggagaggaggaggttggggaggaaggggagaaagcTGCCTTAAATAAAACTTGCAACAGTACAGAGGTGGTGCAGTATATAGGCTCTAAAAGGAGCCACTTCTTGGACTCTGTGAATTCCACAGAGGACTCTGGGGAGTTCAGCGATGACAGCACCTGCACGGAGTCCTCGGATGATGTGCTGCATGATATAAAGGACTGTAGCAAGTATCTGTCCAGGGAACATTCCAATTCCTTCATCCAGCAGAACTATGGGCTGCGGGCAAAGAGGAAAGTGCGATACAGCGACGATTATTTGTACGATGTGGATTCCATTGAGAGTGAGAAGGTTCTGGATAAGAAAGAGTGGCTCCCGGATGGACCCAAAGAGGAAGATGACGATGAATGGTGCCCAAAGAAAAGGCGAAAAGTCTCTCGCAAGGAGCCTCCGGTTATCATCAAGTACATCATCATTAACAGATTTAAAGGGGAGAAGCATATGCTGGTAAAGCTCAGTAAAGTCGATGCCAATGAGACAACTGTTACCCTAAGTGAGGAACTGCtcagcaagtatgaaaaactgGCCCCACTGAAGGGCTTCTGGCAAGAGAGGCAGCAGAGCCGGATGGATTATCTTAGGTCGtctctctttcacaaacagaatTTCTATCTTAATGGCTCGGATGTCTCATTCCTCCCTCACCCAAGAAAGCGAAAATGCAAACTAGCAAACAGGCACAGGATTCAAAGAATTAAAACCATTGAGCAATCAGTGAACAAACTGGGCTCCTGCTCCTCTGATCAGAAGCAGCCTTGCAGCAGTAAAGAGGATGCAGGCCTGAAAGGGATGCAGACATTAGCCATCGCTACCCCCAGCTGTGCAAACGGATTACATTTAAATGACATCTCAGGCATTGCCTCAGTGAAGTACAAATCACAGGAAAGGGAATATAAGGGGACAGAGAGGAAAGTGCTACGCCGAATCAAATTCAAAAGTGAAGCCCGGTTGAAATGCAAGAAAATCAAAGCTGCCACAAATACGGGAGAATTCTCCCCTGCTTTGGAAAATCAGGACACAGCAGCTAGTTTGAAGGATGAAAATATTCCTTGTGCTTCAGACAGCTCCCATATTTCTGAGAGCCATGAGGATAAGGTTGCTAAAAATTCTACTTTCCTGCCAGCCACCTGCTCTCCAGACAAGCCTCTACCACCCGCTAATATCACCACCAATGTACCCCTGATTCCCGGTGGGTATCTGCAGACATTGTTAGATGCTTCTGATTTGTCCAGTAACACTGGTATCTCATACTTCACCCAACATCccgctgaacagcagcattccCTCCCTAGCATTGTTCAGGCAGAAAAGCAGTTCTCTGCTCTGCAGACAGCCCAGAGTTGTGTGCTGTCCCCGCCTTCTGAATCTGAACTGCAGCAGTCACCTGGCCATTTAGAAATTGAGCGGAGCAACTTCAATAGCATGTGGCCAGCAAACAAGGCTGCCAGCAGCAACCATCAGGAATTTGCAAGTGACATGAGGGAGGCTTCTGCATTATCAAATGAGTTTGGTGGCTCAGCAGGAGCAGACAACCTCCCAGCCTCTGGATACAGTCAAGTAAATCTGAATAGCAGCAAATTGCTATACCAAAAAAAATATGTGCCGGATAACCAACAAGTGCAGTCTGATGATTCTTATCAGTCATGCCATTTTAATAATGGAGAGGGGCGCTTTCATTTCCAACGAGGTACACTAAGTACAGATGATGGCAGACTCATTAGTTTTGATTCAGTGGGCTCATTGTCAGTTAGTTCGAGCAATTACAGTTCTTTAAGTCTAAAGTCTTGTGAAAAGGACGGCGAAGATGATATTAATGATGATTTCTTGGCCCACTGCAGTCCCAAGCTAGTGATCCAACAAAGCATAGATGAAATAACCCCTTTGAAAGAGTCTACGGACCTTTTAGACATCTCCAACTTCACACCTGATAAGTTCCGTCAGTCATCGCTTTCGGAAATGTCTCCTCCCGACAcccccagcctttcccctcaGATAACCGTGTCAGATACCAAATCGCTAGGCAATCTGAAAGGTTTTCAGGAGACCACTCAGACTGTGCTAAGCAATACTGATAAGGTCAAGTGGAACTGTGGGGTTCTCCAGACCCAAGATCAGGCAGATAATGGGTTTACTTTAAATAATCATCAGTTTCAGTTCCATATGTTCAATGATGAAGATTCTGTTAGCCTCCTTGAAAAAAGTCCATGCTTGTCAACATTTAATGAGCCATCTGGTCAAATTAGCACCAATAGCAAAGTGTCAAAATCTAAGAGGAAAAGTGCATCCAGCAAGAATGTAGGTACAAACCAAAGTTCTCCCCAGAAAAACACTAGGAAAAAATCTCCTAAAACTAACAAAGGAACTGATAAACCACAAAATAAGAATTCCAGGCAGACTCCCAAGTCAACAAGGAAAGGGAAAAATGCAGCTGGAGTCAATGGTGAAAAGGCTCAAGCAGTTGGCAGCAGGACCGTCAATCAGTTAAATAATACAGCCTCAACAACAAAGGCACTAGCTGAATGCATTCAGCACCGCAGCCCAACCTCTGTAAAGATAGGGAAACATAATGGACTATCTGGTGAATGGTCACTAAGAAAAGACAATAGCACAGGCTGGTCCGAAACTAGTATAGCAAACACGAACAACCTCCTTGATGATGATCAAAGGGAATTTGAGGAACCTTCCAATATTTTATCTAACATTGCATCTGGAATGGCAGATGTTCAGAGATTTATGATGGCCTCAATCGAACCCTTGTGGGGGCCTGTAGGCCATAACAGCGTCCCAGATATATTCCGGTCGCCTGAATCTAACAGCCTGAAATTGAAAACTCTTAAAATTTTGGCAGGGACATCACAAGAGTCCAAGAAAAAGGGAAACGGTAATTCCCCGGGAACTGCGAAGAATCACAAGTCAAGCAACAAGGGCTCAAGCAAAAATAATGGCAAAGCCACAACTTGTGATCCCAGTCACCCCAACTGTTCAACTGGGTACAATATAGACATTCACTCTCCCTTTTTTGATAAAAGCTATAGTAACCTGAGCACTTTAGGCAATAATGGACCTACCCATAAAAAGCTGTACCGTCATAAATCAAGTTCTAAGTCACTGAGGGATGAGAACTGTAAAGTAAAGCGAACAGACCGTGAACAGACCCATAAGGACCCATCTGTGACAGCTTCTTTTGAAAAACTGAG ggaatCAGACTACATTCTTCTTAAAGCAGAAACAACATTTTTGGTTTTACCTGTGTTTGAAGAAGAGACTCCTTTTTCTAGAAAGACAtttgatgtttggtttttttggtttttgtttgtttctttcaaaatatgccttgtggtATGTTGA